The following proteins are encoded in a genomic region of Vigna radiata var. radiata cultivar VC1973A unplaced genomic scaffold, Vradiata_ver6 scaffold_7, whole genome shotgun sequence:
- the LOC106753667 gene encoding uncharacterized protein LOC106753667, which translates to MCEKHPKDFRVTPIIPSPFLPSHRLSLYKQISVYDLRRCNGMEDSFRLRVERAFGSLPIPSSSINSLWSLTEDEIDNARSKRTLKPQPYPFSSSRVQPEDLDDLEDDDGDEEEAPRGPSKPPDYDEEQWQIRSGIGQDCTLDYEEEEDQYDKQAIGKEDSGDRVYMKDVKDDGVEISSSSVFPTSFRDFVRDPRANHLAARIRLKQDDEAAKKIDALHVSEKSTPDVGSGGDATNPRSILKSKDNSGESRPQKRVRFDPECDDKDNYDDDGQEEARDVRMKTSSMEEVPASDQLSKSQEFNSAVPDYIRNPSRYTRYTFDDSPSEMDDKSNKEAYMSFLSQLNKGTASQADDVLDDLPSVTFISKKKSGDSCMRDSEMVSKQKLDAGAVNRKSFPVGIAAGDSENSDVSAMEEDEQEVGDVKKSMQKFSRKYRKKTQEELEEPIV; encoded by the exons ATGTGTGAGAAGCATCCCAAAGACTTCCGTGTGACGCCAATAATACCCTCACCCTTTCTCCCTTCTCACCGTCTTTCCCTATATAAACAGATTTCTGTGTACGACCTGAGACGCTGCAACGGCATGGAGGATAGTTTCAGACTGCGAGTAGAGAGAGCCTTTGGTTCTCTTCCAATACCCTCTTCTTCTATCAACTCTCTATGGTCTCTCACCGAAGACGAAATCGATAACGCACGCTCCAAACGAACCCTCAAACCCCAACCCTACCCTTTTTCCAGTTCGCGGGTTCAGCCGGAGGACCTCGACGATCTTGAAGACGACGACGGCGACGAAGAAGAAGCACCACGTGGACCTTCTAAACCCCCCGATTACGATGAGGAACAGTGGCAGATTAGGTCTGGTATTGGCCAAGATTGCACCCTCGATTACGAG GAAGAGGAAGATCAATATGACAAACAGGCTATTGGGAAAGAGGATTCGGGTGATCGTGTGTACATGAAGGATGTAAAGGACGATGGAGTTGAGATTAGTTCTAGCAGTGTTTTCCCCACCTCGTTTAGAGATTTTGTGCGAGATCCACGTGCAAATCATTTGGCTGCGAGGATTAGGCTGAAGCAGGATGATGAAGCCGCTAAAAAGATTGATGCTCTACATGTCTCTGAGAAATCCACACCAGACGTAGGCAGTGGCGGAGATGCTACTAACCCCAGGTCAATTTTGAAGAGTAAGGATAATTCTGGGGAGTCCAGGCCTCAGAAACGGGTTCGGTTTGACCCTGAATGTGATGATAAAgataattatgatgatgatgggcAGGAAGAAGCTAGGGATGTTCGCATGAAGACCTCTTCAATGGAAGAGGTTCCTGCTTCGGACCAGTTGTCGAAGTCACAAGAATTTAATTCAGCAGTTCCGGATTACATTCGAAATCCTTCAAGATACACTCGATATACCTTTGATGATTCTCCTAGTGAAATGGATGACAAATCAAACAAGGAAGCATACATGAGCTTCCTTTCGCAGTTGAATAAGGGAACTGCATCTCAAGCGGATGATGTTCTGGATGATCTTCCATCTGTAACCTTTATATCAAAGAAGAAATCCGGTGATTCCTGTATGCGTGACAGTGAGATGGTTTCAAAGCAGAAGCTTGATGCTGGCGCCGTGAATAGAAAAAGCTTCCCTGTTGGCATTGCTGCTGGTGATTCTGAAAACAGTGACGTTTCTGCAATGGAGGAGGATGAACAAGAAGTTGGGGATGTTAAAAAGAGCATGCAGAAGTTCAGCCGCAAGTACAGGAAGAAAACCCAAGAGGAGTTGGAGGAGCCAATTGTGTAA